One segment of Candidatus Zixiibacteriota bacterium DNA contains the following:
- a CDS encoding GTPase: MARKRILIMGAAGRDFHNFNTYYRNDPSVEVVCFTATQIPDIDDRKYPASLAGKLYPKGIPIYSEVDLLDLISEKDIDEVIFSYSDVSHEYVMHKASMVLAAGANFSMLGGKATMLKSSKPVVAIAAVRTGAGKSQTTRKVCEDLKELGMKVVAVRHPMPYGDLAKQACQRFASLKDLELHNCTIEEMEEYEPHIARGQVIYAGVDYEMILRQAEKEADVVVWDGGNNDMPFYQPNLWITVADPHRPGHEIQYHPGESNLRWADVVVINKIDTADGEYIEYVRGNIRQYNPEAIIVDAASPISVEDASVIRGKRVLVIEDGPTATHGEMQFGAGTVAAHKFGAAEIVDPRPYLKGTLLETFEKYPNIGTVLPAMGYGGKQVKDLEATIAATKCDGVIIGTPIDLRRVCKIKQPSTRVGYDLQEIGSPTLYDILSDFVSKMKKGRKK, translated from the coding sequence ATGGCGAGAAAACGGATTCTGATCATGGGGGCGGCCGGGCGTGATTTTCACAACTTCAACACCTACTATCGCAACGACCCCTCGGTCGAGGTCGTCTGCTTCACCGCGACGCAGATCCCCGATATCGACGACCGCAAGTACCCGGCTTCGCTCGCGGGTAAACTCTACCCGAAGGGCATCCCGATCTATTCCGAAGTCGATCTGCTGGATTTGATCTCCGAGAAGGACATCGACGAGGTCATCTTCTCCTATTCCGACGTCTCGCACGAATACGTTATGCACAAAGCCTCAATGGTGCTCGCGGCCGGCGCGAATTTCAGCATGCTCGGCGGTAAGGCCACCATGCTCAAGTCCTCCAAACCGGTCGTCGCCATCGCCGCCGTGCGCACCGGCGCCGGCAAGAGCCAGACCACCCGCAAGGTCTGCGAAGACCTCAAGGAACTCGGCATGAAAGTCGTCGCTGTGCGCCATCCCATGCCTTACGGCGATTTGGCCAAACAGGCCTGCCAGCGCTTCGCTTCGCTCAAAGACCTCGAACTCCACAACTGCACGATCGAGGAAATGGAAGAATACGAGCCGCATATCGCCCGCGGCCAGGTCATCTATGCCGGCGTCGATTACGAAATGATCCTGCGCCAGGCCGAGAAGGAAGCTGACGTCGTCGTCTGGGACGGCGGCAATAACGATATGCCGTTCTATCAGCCCAACCTCTGGATCACCGTCGCCGACCCGCATCGGCCCGGCCACGAAATCCAGTACCATCCCGGCGAAAGCAACCTGCGCTGGGCCGATGTCGTCGTCATCAACAAGATCGACACCGCCGACGGCGAATATATCGAATACGTCCGCGGCAATATCCGCCAGTACAACCCGGAAGCCATCATCGTCGATGCCGCCTCGCCGATCTCCGTGGAAGACGCCTCCGTCATTCGCGGCAAGCGCGTCCTCGTCATCGAAGACGGCCCCACCGCCACGCACGGCGAAATGCAGTTCGGCGCCGGCACCGTCGCCGCCCATAAATTCGGCGCCGCCGAAATCGTCGATCCGCGGCCATACTTGAAAGGCACGCTGCTCGAAACGTTTGAGAAGTATCCCAATATCGGCACCGTGCTTCCGGCGATGGGCTACGGCGGCAAGCAGGTCAAAGACCTGGAAGCCACCATCGCCGCCACCAAGTGCGACGGCGTCATTATCGGCACGCCAATCGATTTGCGCCGCGTCTGCAAGATCAAACAGCCGTCGACCCGCGTCGGCTACGACCTGCAGGAAATCGGCTCCCCGACGCTCTACGACATCCTTAGCGACTTCGTCTCCAAAATGAAGAAGGGGCGCAAGAAGTAA
- a CDS encoding aldehyde dehydrogenase family protein, with product MPEVYKNYINGEWVASKTGQTFENRNPANTDEIVGVFQKSDKNDVETAVQAAQEAYKKWRLVPAPKRAEILYRVAQLLVERKEKFANDMTREMGKVLNETRGDVQEAIDISYFTAGEGRRLHGQTTPSELRNKFQMSIRQPLGVCAMITPWNFPMAIPSWKMIPALVCGNTVVIKPATDTPLSVVNFIKTMEEAGMPKGVVNMVTGTGSGVGDPLMHHPAIKVVSFTGSSEIGQVVSKACAPDFKHCSLEMGGKNAMMVMPSAKLELAVDGALWGAFGTTGQRCTATSRIIVHKDVYKPFLDKFVERVKKLRVGNGLDPNVDMGPAVNQSQLENDLRYIEIGKKDGGKLLYGGERLTGGAYDKGFFLMPTVFADITQKMTIWREEIFGPVVSVAMCDSLENAIEMANDSLYGLSASIYTQDINEAFVAMRDVYTGIFYVNSPTIGAEVHLPFGGTKATGNGHREAGHQALDVFSEWKSIYVDFSGTLQRAQIDA from the coding sequence ATGCCTGAAGTCTATAAGAACTACATAAACGGGGAATGGGTAGCGTCGAAAACCGGTCAAACCTTCGAAAACCGTAACCCGGCAAATACGGATGAAATCGTCGGTGTTTTCCAGAAATCCGACAAGAACGACGTCGAAACCGCTGTCCAGGCCGCTCAGGAGGCCTACAAAAAATGGCGGCTCGTCCCCGCGCCGAAACGGGCCGAAATCCTCTATCGCGTCGCCCAACTGCTCGTCGAACGCAAAGAGAAATTCGCAAACGACATGACCCGCGAAATGGGCAAGGTACTCAACGAGACTCGCGGCGACGTGCAGGAAGCCATCGATATCTCCTACTTCACCGCCGGCGAAGGCCGCCGTCTCCACGGCCAGACCACGCCCTCGGAACTGCGCAATAAGTTCCAGATGTCGATCCGCCAGCCGCTCGGCGTCTGCGCCATGATCACTCCTTGGAATTTCCCGATGGCCATTCCATCCTGGAAGATGATCCCGGCGCTCGTCTGCGGCAACACCGTGGTGATCAAGCCCGCCACCGACACGCCGCTTTCGGTCGTGAACTTCATCAAGACCATGGAAGAGGCCGGCATGCCCAAGGGTGTCGTTAATATGGTCACCGGCACCGGTTCCGGCGTCGGCGATCCGCTCATGCATCACCCGGCGATCAAGGTCGTTTCCTTCACCGGCTCCTCTGAGATCGGTCAAGTCGTTTCCAAAGCCTGTGCCCCCGACTTCAAACATTGCTCGCTGGAAATGGGCGGCAAGAACGCCATGATGGTTATGCCCTCCGCCAAACTCGAACTGGCGGTCGATGGCGCCCTCTGGGGCGCGTTCGGCACGACCGGCCAGCGCTGTACCGCTACCTCGCGCATCATCGTTCACAAGGACGTCTATAAGCCGTTCCTCGACAAATTCGTCGAACGCGTCAAGAAACTGCGTGTCGGCAACGGCCTCGACCCGAACGTCGACATGGGTCCGGCAGTCAACCAGAGCCAGCTCGAGAACGACCTGCGCTATATCGAAATCGGCAAGAAGGACGGCGGCAAGCTGCTGTACGGCGGCGAGCGCCTCACCGGCGGCGCCTACGACAAGGGCTTCTTCCTGATGCCCACCGTCTTCGCCGACATCACCCAGAAAATGACGATCTGGCGCGAAGAGATCTTCGGACCCGTCGTCTCCGTCGCTATGTGCGATTCCCTCGAGAACGCCATCGAGATGGCCAACGACTCGCTCTATGGCCTCTCCGCCTCGATCTATACGCAGGATATCAACGAGGCCTTCGTCGCCATGCGCGATGTCTATACCGGCATATTCTACGTCAACAGCCCGACCATCGGCGCGGAAGTCCACCTGCCGTTCGGCGGCACCAAGGCGACCGGTAATGGTCATCGCGAAGCCGGCCATCAGGCGTTGGATGTCTTCTCCGAGTGGAAATCAATCTACGTCGACTTCTCCGGCACGCTCCAGCGCGCGCAAATCGACGCTTGA